A single Candidatus Liberibacter asiaticus DNA region contains:
- a CDS encoding PopZ family protein yields the protein MAQYNAVSEPSMEEIVNSIRRILENNDQEFSTSNNVQTQVPARDEGVIEKEDFVQEDKMSNHLFADQNSHLKKYGVEYPKKETMSLSDVAARVRAEARGDARIIADAPSPIANSILPSTDALEENAVMDKPLNEGLSPSSDLGMQAEESMYSPDLVDKCKGEEEALVSSDVGDQVASSFDQLVKALRESESRSLDQLSLDVLRPMLREWLDDNLPGIVERLVREEIERIARGPIRH from the coding sequence ATGGCCCAATATAATGCTGTATCCGAACCGTCTATGGAAGAAATAGTTAATTCTATTCGCAGGATACTGGAGAATAATGATCAAGAGTTTAGTACTTCTAATAATGTACAAACTCAAGTCCCAGCACGCGACGAAGGTGTAATCGAAAAAGAGGATTTTGTGCAAGAGGATAAAATGTCTAATCATCTTTTTGCAGATCAAAATTCCCATTTGAAGAAATATGGTGTCGAGTATCCTAAAAAGGAGACTATGTCACTTTCTGATGTTGCGGCGCGCGTTCGTGCAGAAGCTCGGGGTGATGCTCGTATTATTGCTGATGCACCTTCTCCTATAGCAAATTCGATTCTTCCTTCTACGGACGCATTAGAGGAAAATGCTGTCATGGATAAACCCTTGAATGAAGGTTTATCTCCGAGTTCAGATCTTGGTATGCAAGCGGAGGAATCAATGTATTCTCCTGATCTTGTTGATAAATGCAAGGGGGAAGAGGAGGCGTTAGTTTCATCTGATGTTGGAGATCAGGTTGCTTCTTCTTTTGATCAGTTGGTAAAGGCGCTTCGGGAATCTGAGAGTCGTTCTCTTGACCAGCTATCTTTGGATGTACTACGTCCTATGTTGCGTGAGTGGCTAGATGATAACTTACCAGGAATTGTGGAGAGACTTGTGCGGGAGGAAATAGAGAGAATTGCAAGAGGTCCTATTCGACATTAG
- a CDS encoding valine--tRNA ligase: protein MMIDKTYDFAFIEQKSVEKWNSVDAFRIDVAPKLGSGVFCIAMPPPNVTGSLHMGHAFNTTIQDIMIRFERMRGKNVLWQPGTDHAGIATQITVESRLFAQSSLTREDIGRDAFIEKVWEWKKESGGSILSQLKRLGASCDWSRERFTMDEGMSNAVRNAFVVLYKDGLIYRDKRIVNWDPSLKTSVSDLEVIQKEVDGNLWYVRYPLVEGVTYRHPIKFDDDAKPIDWEVRDYIIVSTTRPETMFGDVAIAVHPDDYRYKELIGKYATLPIVGRLIPIVSDVYPDPEFGDGAVKVTPAHDFNDFEIAKRHGLGFINILTPEAKIFLSENESFLENIVLSDEARNIFSEFEGLDCFAARSKIVSLLEKSNLLDKTDSYRHIVPHCERSGVTIEPCITEQWYLDAKVLAESAIRSAKNGCLSFIPQSWDKSYYEWLENIQPWCISRQIWWGHQIPVWYSPDGKLFVENTEDAALRSAIDYYLSQDNDMTVKVRKMIKDGNISDLLKRDEDVLDTWFSSALWPFASLGWPEQTAELKTYYPTSVLVTGFDILFFWVARMMMMGLYFMKDAEGKGIEPFHIVYMHALVRDKNGQKMSKSKGNVVDPIDVIDQYGADALRFYFSIMAVQGRDINLDLERIAGYRNFITKFWNAIRFSKMKNARHSVSFVPQDVKWIVNKWIIKRLATVINDVTVGMENHRFNDVSAVLYRFVWDELCDWYVEFIKSILNQKDSELVSETLSCFSYVLYNVCKLLHPIIPFVTEDLYSHVSPQDDMDKQGLLCHAQWPSLIIDDSESIEEVNWIIDLISKVRSIRTEMNVPLKAVVPLVFANIDAHVRKRLECHKCIIDRLSSGNIIFADCPPDRSIQIILDGMVLFLAIGDFVDFVKERSRLKKSLEKVLDELSSIKKKLENNQFVEKAPPSILQAEKERFSKVEKKRISLENSLERIRML, encoded by the coding sequence ATGATGATTGATAAAACATATGATTTCGCTTTTATAGAACAGAAGAGTGTAGAGAAGTGGAATTCTGTTGATGCGTTTCGCATTGACGTTGCTCCTAAGCTAGGATCGGGGGTATTTTGCATTGCTATGCCTCCACCTAATGTGACGGGTTCATTGCACATGGGGCACGCTTTTAATACCACCATACAGGATATCATGATCCGTTTTGAACGTATGAGAGGAAAGAATGTTCTTTGGCAGCCAGGAACGGATCATGCTGGTATAGCTACTCAGATAACAGTCGAATCTCGGTTATTTGCCCAATCTTCCCTCACGCGAGAGGATATTGGGCGTGACGCTTTTATTGAAAAAGTTTGGGAGTGGAAAAAAGAATCGGGAGGATCTATCCTCAGTCAGTTAAAAAGGTTAGGTGCATCATGCGACTGGTCTCGTGAGAGATTCACAATGGATGAGGGAATGTCCAACGCAGTTCGCAATGCTTTTGTTGTTCTCTATAAAGACGGTTTAATCTATAGAGATAAGAGGATTGTTAATTGGGATCCATCGCTTAAAACTTCTGTCTCTGATCTCGAGGTTATTCAAAAAGAAGTTGATGGCAATCTGTGGTACGTACGCTATCCATTAGTAGAAGGAGTTACGTATCGTCACCCGATTAAATTTGATGATGATGCAAAGCCAATTGATTGGGAGGTTCGTGATTATATTATCGTGTCTACGACTCGTCCAGAAACGATGTTTGGGGACGTTGCTATTGCTGTTCATCCTGACGATTATCGTTATAAGGAGCTTATTGGAAAATATGCCACGCTTCCTATAGTGGGTCGTCTTATTCCTATTGTATCTGATGTTTATCCTGATCCTGAATTTGGGGATGGAGCCGTTAAAGTGACTCCCGCACATGATTTTAACGATTTTGAGATAGCAAAGCGTCATGGATTAGGTTTTATCAATATTTTAACGCCTGAAGCAAAGATTTTTCTCTCAGAAAATGAAAGTTTTTTAGAGAATATTGTCCTTTCCGATGAAGCAAGAAATATTTTTAGTGAATTTGAAGGCTTGGATTGTTTTGCGGCTCGCTCGAAAATAGTTTCATTGCTTGAAAAAAGTAATTTGCTTGATAAAACTGATTCTTACAGGCATATAGTACCCCATTGTGAACGTAGTGGTGTTACTATTGAGCCTTGTATAACAGAGCAATGGTATCTTGATGCTAAGGTTTTAGCTGAATCTGCTATCCGTTCGGCAAAGAATGGTTGTCTATCATTTATTCCACAATCTTGGGATAAGAGCTATTATGAATGGTTAGAAAATATTCAACCTTGGTGTATCTCACGACAGATTTGGTGGGGGCACCAGATTCCTGTTTGGTATTCTCCTGATGGAAAATTATTCGTTGAAAATACCGAAGATGCCGCTTTACGCTCTGCCATTGACTATTATCTTTCGCAGGATAATGACATGACTGTAAAAGTGCGAAAAATGATCAAAGATGGTAATATATCTGATCTTTTAAAACGTGATGAAGATGTATTAGATACTTGGTTTTCTTCCGCTCTTTGGCCTTTTGCGTCTCTTGGTTGGCCAGAACAAACTGCTGAATTAAAGACTTATTATCCTACGAGTGTTCTGGTCACAGGGTTTGATATTTTGTTTTTCTGGGTCGCACGTATGATGATGATGGGCCTGTATTTTATGAAAGATGCTGAAGGTAAGGGAATTGAACCATTCCACATCGTTTATATGCACGCATTGGTTCGAGATAAAAATGGACAAAAAATGTCTAAATCTAAGGGCAACGTTGTCGATCCAATTGATGTGATAGATCAATATGGTGCAGATGCTCTGCGATTTTATTTTTCTATCATGGCGGTTCAAGGGCGTGATATCAATTTGGATTTAGAGCGTATTGCTGGTTATCGTAATTTTATAACTAAATTTTGGAATGCTATACGCTTTTCAAAGATGAAAAATGCAAGGCACAGTGTTTCTTTTGTACCACAAGATGTGAAGTGGATTGTTAACAAATGGATCATCAAGCGCCTCGCTACTGTGATCAATGATGTTACTGTAGGAATGGAAAATCATCGTTTTAACGATGTATCTGCTGTATTGTATCGTTTTGTATGGGATGAGTTATGTGATTGGTACGTGGAGTTTATTAAGTCTATTCTCAATCAAAAAGATAGTGAATTGGTTTCGGAAACTTTATCATGTTTTTCATATGTCTTGTATAATGTTTGCAAGTTGTTACATCCGATTATTCCGTTTGTGACAGAAGATCTTTATTCTCATGTATCTCCACAGGATGATATGGACAAGCAAGGTCTTTTATGTCATGCGCAGTGGCCTTCACTTATTATTGATGATTCTGAATCTATAGAGGAGGTAAATTGGATTATAGATTTGATCTCCAAGGTTCGTTCTATCCGTACAGAAATGAATGTTCCATTAAAAGCAGTGGTGCCATTGGTATTTGCCAATATAGATGCACATGTGCGGAAACGATTAGAATGTCATAAGTGTATTATTGATCGTTTATCTTCAGGGAATATTATTTTTGCAGATTGTCCTCCAGATCGTTCGATTCAAATTATTCTTGATGGGATGGTATTATTTCTGGCAATCGGTGATTTCGTCGACTTTGTCAAAGAGAGATCTCGGCTCAAAAAGTCTCTCGAAAAAGTACTCGATGAATTATCTTCTATAAAGAAAAAGTTAGAGAATAATCAGTTTGTAGAAAAGGCTCCTCCAAGTATTTTACAAGCAGAAAAGGAAAGATTTTCTAAAGTTGAAAAGAAAAGAATATCTTTAGAAAATTCTCTTGAGCGCATAAGAATGTTGTAG
- a CDS encoding VWA domain-containing protein, translating to MFSLNLNIRNFFYNYKGGMTILTAIFLPIIFLVLGMIIEVSHIFFMKTVLHSMIDRSLVHAATQIMNEGNGNNRKKLKGGDILCRIKNTWNMSFRNELRDNGFVNDIDDIVRSTSLDIVVVPQNEGYSISAISRYKIPLKFCTFIPWYTNSRHIVMPITSSVKVNSQTDARLDMMIVLDVSRSMESFFDSSITKIDMAIKSINAMLEEVKLIPDVNNVVQSGLVTFSNKIEEFFLLEWGVSHLQRKIKYLSKFGVSTNSTPGLKYAYNQIFDMQGMRQHCNTEDANYKKIIVFMTDGENLSTKEDQQSLYYCNEAKKRGAIVYAIGIRVIRSHEFLRACASPNSFYLVENPHSMYDAFSHIGKDIVTKRIWYDK from the coding sequence ATGTTTTCTTTAAATTTAAATATTCGAAATTTTTTTTATAATTATAAAGGCGGCATGACGATATTAACGGCTATTTTCTTACCTATTATATTTCTTGTTTTAGGAATGATTATTGAAGTATCACATATCTTTTTTATGAAGACAGTATTGCACTCTATGATTGATCGTTCTCTTGTGCATGCAGCAACACAAATAATGAATGAAGGGAATGGTAACAATAGAAAGAAACTGAAAGGCGGTGATATCCTATGTAGAATAAAGAATACGTGGAATATGAGTTTTCGCAACGAATTACGCGATAATGGCTTTGTAAACGATATTGATGATATAGTACGATCGACATCGCTTGATATTGTCGTAGTTCCTCAAAATGAAGGATACAGTATATCGGCTATCTCTCGATATAAAATTCCATTGAAGTTTTGTACTTTTATTCCTTGGTATACAAATAGTCGTCATATTGTAATGCCGATAACGAGCTCTGTAAAAGTTAATAGCCAAACTGACGCTCGATTAGATATGATGATAGTTTTAGATGTTTCTCGTTCTATGGAAAGTTTTTTTGATTCGTCTATAACAAAAATAGATATGGCTATAAAATCGATCAATGCAATGTTGGAAGAAGTTAAATTAATTCCGGATGTGAATAACGTAGTTCAAAGTGGATTAGTGACATTTTCTAATAAAATTGAGGAATTTTTTTTGTTGGAATGGGGAGTCAGTCATCTTCAAAGAAAAATAAAATATCTTTCTAAGTTTGGCGTGAGTACAAACTCAACTCCTGGGTTGAAATATGCTTATAATCAAATTTTTGATATGCAGGGAATGCGGCAACATTGTAATACAGAAGATGCCAATTATAAAAAAATTATCGTATTTATGACAGATGGAGAAAATCTTTCAACGAAAGAAGATCAGCAAAGTCTTTATTATTGTAATGAAGCAAAAAAAAGAGGGGCAATAGTTTATGCAATTGGTATTCGAGTCATCAGGTCTCACGAATTTCTTAGGGCATGTGCTTCGCCAAACAGTTTTTATCTAGTTGAAAATCCCCATAGTATGTATGATGCGTTTTCACATATTGGTAAAGATATAGTCACAAAACGTATTTGGTATGATAAATGA